In the genome of Christensenella timonensis, one region contains:
- a CDS encoding anti-sigma factor produces the protein MTCRQCKNLINEYFDGDTRVKNEVMAHIASCSRCEKYYRQMLKIDRQLKRRIEQPVPDEFRYAWRNEIRRQPKKKKFQYKFLIPALAGALCCVFVITAFATGGFTIHSQSNVMLSGAQHNDEAVAAAPEAADEPAAKDAGEDGAAQEEQETQQPIVESELTESTTDSKAAPAPAATAESTPQSAPPQAGNGRAASMMDAAPEKIQAGSAVDRQALIQKGNELGIALQELENSVLLQDDGTGKIDQLLKDFSLSRKNSGTDVEVVFA, from the coding sequence ATGACATGCAGGCAATGTAAAAATTTAATCAATGAATATTTTGACGGGGATACCCGCGTCAAAAACGAGGTCATGGCACACATTGCTTCTTGTTCCCGGTGTGAAAAATATTACCGGCAGATGCTGAAGATCGACAGGCAGTTAAAGCGCAGGATCGAGCAGCCTGTACCGGACGAATTCCGCTATGCGTGGAGGAACGAAATCCGCAGGCAGCCGAAAAAGAAAAAATTCCAATATAAATTTTTGATCCCGGCGTTAGCGGGAGCCTTATGTTGTGTATTTGTAATAACGGCTTTTGCAACGGGCGGGTTCACGATCCATTCACAAAGCAATGTTATGCTAAGCGGAGCGCAGCATAATGACGAGGCGGTTGCCGCAGCCCCCGAAGCGGCGGACGAGCCTGCAGCGAAGGATGCGGGGGAAGATGGCGCAGCGCAGGAAGAACAGGAAACACAGCAGCCTATCGTGGAATCCGAACTGACGGAAAGCACGACAGATTCCAAAGCAGCCCCGGCACCTGCGGCAACGGCAGAAAGTACGCCCCAGTCCGCACCGCCGCAGGCGGGAAATGGACGCGCCGCTTCCATGATGGATGCGGCGCCGGAAAAGATCCAGGCGGGCAGTGCGGTGGACAGGCAGGCACTGATCCAAAAAGGAAATGAACTGGGGATCGCGCTGCAGGAGCTGGAAAACAGCGTCTTGCTGCAGGACGATGGCACAGGTAAGATCGACCAATTGCTCAAGGACTTCTCCTTGAGCCGCAAAAACAGCGGGACAGACGTAGAAGTTGTTTTTGCATAA
- a CDS encoding C40 family peptidase — MKNKYFKKRRYNSRPGRVKNFFRDFWSNLTKMSKKNKIILYAGTAVAAVAVVAVVLSVNGGLPTMAMGSNDQQAPAVQESAAVAAVPTLQPIPEPTPAPTPDPTLKEGMENEEVAKLQQRLMDLGFLQIDETTNYYGPATNLAVQYFQRQHGLEQDGVAGPLTLAQIYAEDAKPYTLLQGTEGEDVQSLQRRLQELGYLGTVSGYYGTDTIDAVKAFQSRNDLGVDGKTGEMTLNLIYSPDAEPTEEMKQAVQRKGNIDSFISAAEEKLGCKYVWGAEGPNTFDCSGLVTYCLRQAGSSTGRYNAAGFSQNSAWEKISFDNLQRGDLIFYTNNAGNRVGHVGIVIGDGIMIDASSANGKVIKRTYDSSYWRSHFVCGRRPW; from the coding sequence ATGAAAAACAAGTATTTCAAAAAAAGAAGGTATAACAGCCGGCCCGGCCGTGTAAAAAATTTTTTCCGGGATTTTTGGTCGAACCTTACGAAAATGTCCAAAAAGAATAAAATCATATTGTATGCGGGAACGGCCGTTGCAGCAGTCGCGGTGGTGGCCGTTGTATTGTCTGTAAATGGAGGCTTGCCCACGATGGCGATGGGCTCGAACGACCAGCAGGCACCTGCGGTACAGGAATCCGCTGCCGTTGCCGCTGTCCCTACGCTGCAGCCGATACCGGAGCCGACTCCTGCCCCTACGCCGGATCCGACCTTGAAAGAGGGCATGGAAAACGAAGAGGTTGCAAAGCTGCAGCAAAGGCTGATGGATCTCGGTTTCCTGCAGATCGACGAAACGACAAATTATTATGGGCCGGCGACTAACCTGGCAGTGCAGTATTTCCAGAGACAGCATGGATTGGAACAGGACGGCGTGGCCGGCCCGCTGACGCTTGCGCAGATCTATGCGGAAGATGCAAAGCCGTATACGCTGCTGCAGGGCACGGAAGGCGAGGATGTACAGAGCTTGCAGCGCCGCCTGCAGGAGCTCGGATATCTGGGGACGGTCTCAGGATATTATGGCACGGACACGATCGATGCGGTCAAGGCTTTCCAGTCGAGGAACGACTTAGGCGTCGACGGTAAAACAGGCGAGATGACGTTAAACCTGATCTATTCCCCGGACGCGGAGCCGACGGAGGAGATGAAACAGGCAGTACAGCGTAAGGGGAACATCGATTCCTTTATCAGTGCCGCGGAAGAAAAGCTTGGCTGTAAATATGTATGGGGCGCGGAAGGGCCTAACACTTTCGATTGCTCAGGACTGGTCACTTATTGCCTACGCCAGGCGGGGTCGAGCACAGGCCGTTACAACGCCGCGGGATTTTCGCAGAACAGCGCATGGGAGAAAATCTCCTTTGACAACCTGCAACGGGGAGATTTGATTTTTTATACCAATAATGCCGGGAACCGCGTAGGACACGTGGGGATCGTGATTGGCGACGGGATAATGATAGACGCGTCTTCCGCCAATGGCAAGGTCATCAAACGGACGTATGATTCCTCGTATTGGCGCTCGCATTTCGTGTGCGGACGCCGGCCGTGGTGA
- a CDS encoding CoA-transferase subunit beta, with protein sequence MIDKISEPARDYTAADIMICTMARLIQNRETVFHGVSSHMPMLALLLAKSMHAPDAVYLNIPGGVDPEVIKIKDYTSAGGELCEDAQAMFPLQDIFDLSMRGGLDVAFLSGIQFDEQGNMNASVIGDYKRPKVRMPGGAGSAVLIPTAKRAIIWRTKHDARTFVKNVDFITTRGNIDKIVTPLCVFRFRQGKLELDTVHPTATFEQVQDNTAFPLSQNAVGITPAPTVDEMSLLNRIDPQGIREIEFAK encoded by the coding sequence ATGATCGACAAAATAAGCGAACCGGCCCGGGATTACACGGCTGCGGACATTATGATATGTACGATGGCACGGCTGATACAAAACCGTGAGACCGTTTTTCACGGCGTTTCATCGCATATGCCGATGCTGGCCTTGCTGCTGGCAAAAAGCATGCATGCGCCCGATGCGGTATATTTGAATATTCCGGGCGGCGTAGACCCGGAAGTGATCAAAATTAAGGATTATACAAGCGCGGGCGGGGAGTTGTGCGAGGACGCGCAGGCAATGTTCCCGCTGCAGGATATCTTTGACCTTTCCATGCGCGGAGGGCTGGACGTTGCTTTTTTGAGCGGGATACAGTTTGATGAGCAGGGGAATATGAACGCTTCGGTGATCGGCGATTACAAACGGCCCAAAGTCCGTATGCCGGGCGGGGCGGGAAGCGCTGTGCTGATCCCGACGGCAAAGAGGGCGATCATCTGGCGTACCAAGCACGATGCGCGGACTTTCGTAAAAAATGTTGACTTTATAACGACGCGCGGCAATATCGATAAGATCGTAACGCCGCTGTGCGTGTTCCGTTTCCGGCAGGGTAAGCTGGAACTCGATACGGTGCACCCGACCGCTACCTTCGAGCAGGTACAGGACAATACAGCTTTCCCGCTTTCCCAAAATGCGGTGGGGATCACACCCGCGCCTACCGTCGATGAAATGTCGCTATTGAACCGCATCGATCCGCAGGGCATCAGGGAAATCGAGTTTGCAAAATAG
- a CDS encoding CoA transferase subunit A — MGKVMKLQDAVALIEDGSVLAIGGNVLHRAPMALVREIARQEKKGLKLVKTAGAMDVDLLCFAGCVASVDAGFISYESKYSLANHYRYAVQNGDVQAHEHACYTVISALRAAQAGIPFMPVKGLMVSDLITQNDYFTKITDPFSGQEVTVVRAIVPDVCILHVEEADELGNAVVTPPLFEDILMAKASRKVIVTAEKIVPTSRIRRENERVLLPHFLVSAVASTEQGAAPCSCYPLYDINRRDIERFKALKTQEELGEWLKSYEYADRVSREVY; from the coding sequence GTGGGAAAAGTAATGAAACTACAGGACGCTGTTGCCCTGATCGAAGATGGCAGCGTACTTGCGATAGGCGGGAATGTCCTGCACCGCGCGCCTATGGCGCTTGTGCGGGAGATCGCGCGCCAGGAGAAAAAGGGACTGAAGCTTGTAAAGACCGCGGGGGCGATGGATGTCGACCTGTTGTGTTTTGCGGGATGTGTCGCAAGCGTAGATGCAGGCTTTATCAGTTATGAATCCAAATATTCGCTGGCAAACCATTACCGCTATGCGGTTCAAAACGGCGATGTGCAGGCACATGAGCACGCGTGCTATACGGTCATATCGGCATTGCGCGCCGCGCAGGCAGGTATTCCGTTTATGCCGGTGAAAGGGCTTATGGTAAGCGACCTGATCACCCAGAACGATTATTTTACGAAAATCACAGATCCTTTTTCAGGACAGGAAGTGACGGTGGTACGGGCGATCGTACCGGATGTTTGTATTTTACATGTGGAAGAAGCGGACGAGTTGGGAAACGCTGTGGTCACGCCGCCCCTGTTCGAGGATATATTGATGGCAAAGGCGTCGCGCAAAGTGATCGTTACAGCTGAAAAGATCGTACCGACTTCGCGGATCAGGCGTGAAAATGAGCGGGTATTGCTTCCGCATTTCCTTGTCAGCGCCGTGGCTTCCACAGAGCAGGGTGCGGCTCCTTGTTCGTGTTATCCGCTTTATGATATCAATAGGCGGGACATCGAAAGGTTCAAGGCGCTGAAGACACAGGAAGAGCTGGGGGAATGGCTAAAATCGTATGAATACGCAGACCGCGTATCGAGGGAGGTTTACTGA
- a CDS encoding CoA-disulfide reductase, producing MKVIVAGGVAAGMSAASKIIRIQKDAQVTVYEKGGYLSYGACGLSYYVAGYNDDHTKMIARTRAAFEEMGISTFLHHEIIAVDAQNKVVTVKNLKTGETFKDIYDKLMIGTGASAIKPPIPGIEKKGIYVLKTMEDGLRLKEVMAGYGIQNVVVVGGGYIGVEVAEAMHALGKNVVCIEAADKILAPFDDEITAIAMQELQDKGIEVHTGEKVMGFGGTESVNEVITDQRSYVADLVVVSAGVRPNTQLLAGTDVALEKNGAVIVDREMRTSNPDIFSAGDCAMVYDLVKQKNVYLPLGTAANKCGRIAGTNICGGHDVFVGMTSSAALKVCDMQLGRTGLGEREAIDMGYTVGSVTIEGRNHPAYFPGMEPLTIKVIYEKPSMRILGAQLAGKDGAALRTDVFVVAINAGMTTKQLGMMDLIYSPPYAGVWDAIQIACNAAK from the coding sequence TTGAAAGTTATTGTGGCAGGGGGAGTGGCGGCAGGGATGTCCGCCGCTTCTAAAATAATACGAATACAAAAGGACGCGCAGGTAACCGTGTATGAAAAGGGCGGTTATCTTTCGTATGGGGCATGCGGCCTTTCTTATTATGTCGCCGGGTACAACGACGACCATACCAAAATGATCGCACGTACGCGGGCGGCTTTTGAGGAAATGGGGATCAGTACCTTTTTACATCATGAAATCATTGCTGTGGATGCACAGAATAAAGTGGTGACGGTCAAAAACTTAAAGACGGGCGAAACGTTCAAGGATATTTATGACAAACTGATGATCGGTACGGGAGCATCCGCGATCAAGCCGCCGATCCCCGGTATTGAGAAAAAAGGGATATACGTCCTCAAGACGATGGAAGACGGGCTGCGGCTCAAGGAAGTGATGGCCGGGTACGGGATCCAAAATGTCGTGGTCGTGGGCGGCGGCTATATTGGGGTCGAGGTTGCTGAAGCGATGCATGCCTTGGGGAAAAATGTGGTATGTATTGAGGCGGCCGACAAAATCCTCGCGCCGTTCGATGATGAGATCACTGCGATCGCGATGCAGGAATTGCAGGATAAAGGGATCGAAGTCCACACCGGTGAAAAGGTGATGGGATTTGGGGGGACGGAAAGCGTCAATGAAGTGATCACCGATCAGCGCAGTTATGTTGCGGACTTAGTGGTGGTTTCGGCCGGCGTGCGCCCCAATACGCAGCTTCTCGCGGGGACGGATGTAGCGTTGGAGAAAAATGGCGCGGTGATCGTAGACCGTGAGATGCGCACCTCGAATCCGGATATTTTTTCGGCAGGCGACTGTGCGATGGTTTACGACCTCGTGAAACAAAAGAATGTGTATTTACCGCTGGGAACGGCCGCCAATAAATGCGGACGGATCGCGGGTACGAATATTTGCGGCGGGCACGATGTATTCGTGGGCATGACGAGCTCGGCGGCGCTTAAGGTATGCGATATGCAGCTTGGCCGCACGGGGCTTGGGGAACGCGAGGCGATCGATATGGGTTATACGGTCGGCAGCGTGACGATCGAGGGCAGGAACCATCCCGCGTATTTCCCGGGGATGGAGCCCCTGACGATCAAGGTGATCTATGAAAAACCCAGTATGCGCATTTTAGGGGCGCAGCTTGCCGGCAAAGACGGCGCTGCGCTGCGGACAGACGTATTCGTAGTGGCGATCAATGCAGGTATGACGACTAAGCAGCTTGGCATGATGGATTTGATTTATTCGCCGCCGTATGCGGGCGTTTGGGATGCGATACAGATCGCATGCAATGCTGCGAAATAA
- a CDS encoding class II aldolase/adducin family protein, translated as MANFPSTFEAKEQILEIGRRMYQKGFVAANDGNISCKIAPDVILTTPTGVSKGFMDQDMIVKMTLDGEVLSDDSKYKPSSEVKMHIRAYKENPEIMAVTHAHPPVATSFAIAGIGLDQPILTEAIMGLGSIPIAKYATPGTNEVPDSIAPFCRDYNAVLLANHGALTWGTSLMQAFYRLESVEYYATIMMYTGNIIGKANPLSCEQIAPLLETRAKLGIHGGGIPACAVNTTNDKDVIPASGPIGGCQCGGDKSKTVYGGNASRQPAPQPARSEIDNLVDQVTNEILAKLR; from the coding sequence ATGGCGAATTTTCCTTCGACTTTTGAAGCAAAAGAACAGATCCTTGAAATTGGACGGAGAATGTACCAAAAAGGTTTCGTCGCGGCAAACGACGGAAATATCAGTTGTAAAATTGCTCCGGATGTGATTTTGACGACGCCGACGGGCGTATCCAAAGGGTTTATGGATCAGGATATGATCGTGAAGATGACCCTGGACGGGGAAGTGTTGTCCGACGATAGCAAGTATAAACCATCGTCTGAAGTGAAGATGCACATCCGTGCCTATAAGGAGAATCCGGAAATCATGGCGGTGACACACGCGCATCCGCCGGTGGCGACATCGTTTGCAATTGCCGGTATCGGCCTTGACCAGCCTATTTTGACGGAAGCGATCATGGGGCTGGGAAGTATCCCAATCGCGAAATACGCAACGCCGGGAACCAATGAAGTGCCGGATTCCATTGCGCCGTTCTGCAGGGATTACAATGCGGTATTGCTCGCCAACCATGGCGCCCTGACATGGGGCACAAGCCTGATGCAGGCATTTTACAGGCTGGAATCCGTTGAGTATTATGCCACGATTATGATGTATACGGGAAATATCATCGGAAAAGCAAACCCGTTGAGCTGTGAGCAGATCGCTCCGCTTTTGGAAACACGCGCCAAACTTGGGATCCATGGCGGCGGTATTCCGGCCTGCGCAGTGAACACGACAAACGACAAAGACGTCATTCCGGCGTCCGGGCCGATTGGCGGCTGCCAGTGCGGCGGGGACAAGAGCAAGACGGTATATGGCGGAAATGCAAGCCGGCAGCCCGCTCCGCAGCCAGCACGCTCGGAAATCGACAACCTGGTGGATCAGGTAACGAACGAAATACTGGCCAAATTACGGTAA
- a CDS encoding DeoR/GlpR family DNA-binding transcription regulator, with product MLALTRKNQIRELILEKKNVTVSELAKQFSVTEETIRRDLKSLEESGVLIRTYGGAFIQEGVVNEIKMALRENILVPNKQKIAKKCAEFIHNGDTITLDASTTAFHICNEIKHMRLTVLTDSLKIVNYLAEYDNINLIATGGTLQHNYYSFIGKMARQTIREYYVDKVFVSCRSLDMTHGITEAGEDIAAIRKLLIERANKVFLIADHSKFNKVSFVSICDFDKIDAIVVDEPLSEDWHEFLEEHGINLYECEA from the coding sequence ATGCTTGCATTAACCAGAAAGAACCAGATCCGGGAACTGATTCTGGAGAAAAAGAACGTTACCGTATCAGAGCTTGCCAAACAGTTTTCCGTCACGGAAGAAACGATACGCCGGGACTTGAAATCCCTTGAAGAGTCCGGGGTGCTGATCCGTACATACGGCGGTGCATTTATCCAGGAGGGGGTTGTCAACGAAATCAAGATGGCCCTTCGCGAAAATATCCTGGTGCCCAACAAACAGAAGATCGCGAAAAAGTGTGCTGAATTTATCCACAACGGCGACACGATCACCCTAGATGCATCGACGACTGCTTTCCACATTTGCAACGAGATCAAGCATATGCGCCTGACGGTTTTGACGGATTCGCTGAAAATCGTGAACTACCTTGCAGAATACGATAATATCAACCTGATCGCGACCGGCGGCACGCTGCAGCACAACTACTATAGTTTTATCGGCAAAATGGCCCGCCAGACCATACGGGAATACTATGTTGATAAGGTATTCGTTTCCTGCCGTTCCCTCGATATGACGCACGGGATTACCGAAGCCGGTGAGGATATCGCCGCCATCCGCAAACTTTTGATTGAGCGTGCAAACAAAGTCTTTTTGATTGCGGATCATTCCAAATTCAACAAGGTGTCTTTCGTGAGTATTTGTGATTTTGACAAGATCGATGCCATCGTCGTGGACGAGCCTCTCTCTGAAGACTGGCACGAGTTTTTGGAAGAGCATGGGATCAATCTTTATGAATGTGAGGCATAG
- the mtnA gene encoding S-methyl-5-thioribose-1-phosphate isomerase, with protein MKQSIMEYDTVALDDENSALVIIDQTQLPYNTEILHLKDQKSIWDAIYLLQVRGAPAIGVAAGIAIYLAAKEIDADNFDDFYKQFVKAKDYLDSARPTAVNLSWALKRMDDVVRANKDKSIAEIKEILHKEAVKIKEEDTWVCKTIGEYGLSLLKPGMGLLTHCNAGQLATSKYGTATAPMYLGHEKGYNFRVFCDETRPLLQGARLTSYELQESGIDTTLICDNMAPSVMKKGWVDAVFVGCDRVAKNGDTANKIGTSYVALAAKYYGIPFYVCAPTSTIDMNCASGDDIHIELRSAEEVTEMWYEKRMAPEGVKVFNPAFDVTDAQNITGIITEYGIAYAPFEESLKEIFAKKETAAKK; from the coding sequence ATGAAACAAAGCATTATGGAGTATGATACCGTTGCGCTTGATGACGAAAACAGCGCGCTGGTTATCATTGACCAGACGCAGCTTCCGTACAATACGGAAATCCTGCACCTGAAAGACCAGAAGAGTATCTGGGATGCGATTTACCTGTTGCAGGTGAGGGGAGCCCCGGCGATCGGCGTTGCAGCGGGGATCGCGATTTACCTGGCTGCCAAAGAGATCGACGCGGATAACTTTGATGATTTTTATAAACAGTTTGTAAAGGCGAAGGATTATTTGGATTCCGCCCGCCCGACAGCGGTGAACCTTTCCTGGGCACTAAAGCGCATGGATGATGTGGTACGTGCAAATAAGGATAAATCCATTGCGGAAATCAAAGAGATTTTGCACAAAGAAGCGGTCAAAATCAAGGAAGAGGATACATGGGTGTGCAAGACGATCGGCGAATATGGCTTGTCGCTTTTGAAGCCGGGGATGGGATTGCTCACGCATTGCAATGCAGGACAGCTTGCGACCTCCAAATATGGCACGGCAACGGCGCCAATGTATTTGGGGCACGAGAAAGGATATAACTTCCGTGTGTTCTGTGACGAAACACGCCCGCTGCTGCAGGGAGCGCGCCTGACCTCTTACGAGCTGCAAGAGTCGGGCATCGATACAACGCTGATCTGCGACAATATGGCTCCGTCCGTCATGAAAAAAGGCTGGGTGGATGCGGTATTCGTAGGATGCGACCGCGTAGCGAAAAATGGGGATACGGCAAACAAGATCGGTACTTCCTACGTTGCGCTGGCAGCGAAATATTACGGCATCCCGTTTTATGTATGTGCGCCGACCTCGACGATCGATATGAATTGTGCAAGCGGCGACGACATCCACATCGAACTTCGGTCGGCGGAAGAAGTAACGGAAATGTGGTATGAAAAGAGAATGGCTCCCGAAGGCGTAAAGGTGTTCAATCCGGCGTTCGACGTGACGGACGCACAGAATATCACGGGGATCATCACGGAATACGGCATTGCGTATGCGCCGTTTGAAGAATCTTTAAAGGAAATATTCGCGAAAAAAGAAACTGCTGCTAAGAAATAA
- the mtnK gene encoding S-methyl-5-thioribose kinase, giving the protein MAGFNEYFLMGTDDVIEYAKEKLDMFSGDAVLQAKEIGDGNLNYVFKIWEEATGKSVIVKQAGVEARISSDFKLSTDRNRIEVEILTLEGKLCPGLVPHIYMYDPVMNCFAMEDLSDHQVMRSALLKHEQFPQFAEDITTFLVNSLLLTTDRVMDSKEKKEMVKRYINPQLCADISEPLVYTEPYDDNLGRNLVFPPNADFVKKELYDDKALQLEVAKLKYDFMNNAQSLIHGDLHTGSVFIKQGSTRVMDPEFAFYGPMGYDIGNVIANMIFAWANGDATIGDAQEKADYLGWIEDTITNIVDLFKEKFIRAFDANVTEPMARTPGYREYFLDTVLADTAGVAGLEMNRRTVGMAQVKDLTTIPDEAKRTRAERIVILCAKDFIMNRTQYKTGKAYIDKLKSVAVEI; this is encoded by the coding sequence ATGGCTGGTTTCAATGAGTACTTTTTGATGGGTACGGACGATGTAATCGAATATGCAAAAGAAAAACTCGACATGTTTTCCGGGGATGCCGTATTGCAAGCAAAAGAGATCGGCGACGGCAACCTGAACTACGTGTTCAAAATATGGGAAGAAGCGACGGGAAAATCTGTGATCGTTAAGCAGGCGGGTGTGGAAGCGCGGATTTCTTCCGATTTCAAATTGTCCACAGACCGTAACAGGATCGAGGTGGAAATCCTGACCCTCGAAGGGAAGCTTTGTCCGGGATTGGTTCCGCACATTTATATGTACGATCCGGTGATGAACTGTTTTGCGATGGAAGACCTTTCCGACCACCAGGTCATGCGCAGCGCGCTGTTAAAGCACGAGCAGTTTCCGCAGTTTGCAGAGGATATCACGACTTTTTTGGTCAACAGCCTGCTGCTGACCACGGACAGGGTCATGGATTCCAAAGAGAAAAAAGAGATGGTCAAGCGGTATATCAATCCGCAGCTTTGTGCGGACATCTCCGAACCGCTTGTTTATACAGAGCCATATGACGACAACCTTGGAAGGAACCTTGTGTTCCCGCCCAATGCGGATTTCGTGAAGAAAGAGCTTTATGACGATAAAGCGCTTCAACTGGAAGTGGCAAAGCTCAAATATGATTTTATGAACAATGCACAGTCCCTGATACATGGCGACCTGCACACGGGTTCCGTATTTATTAAACAGGGGTCTACGCGTGTGATGGATCCGGAGTTTGCTTTTTACGGGCCGATGGGATATGATATCGGTAATGTGATTGCGAACATGATTTTTGCATGGGCAAATGGCGATGCGACGATCGGCGACGCGCAGGAAAAAGCGGATTATCTTGGGTGGATCGAAGATACGATCACCAATATCGTAGACCTGTTCAAGGAGAAGTTCATCAGGGCTTTCGACGCAAATGTGACTGAGCCAATGGCAAGGACACCCGGATACAGGGAGTATTTCCTGGATACGGTGCTTGCGGACACGGCTGGCGTCGCGGGGCTTGAAATGAACCGCCGTACGGTCGGCATGGCGCAGGTCAAGGACCTGACGACCATTCCCGACGAAGCGAAGCGCACGCGTGCGGAGCGCATCGTGATTTTGTGTGCAAAGGATTTTATCATGAACAGGACGCAGTATAAGACAGGCAAGGCTTACATCGATAAGTTAAAGTCGGTCGCTGTGGAAATCTAA
- a CDS encoding ABC transporter permease: MNPKEAALQKKSKGSPLDFITNWGMLLIIAVLFIFFTFAMPGMFLTGDNMITILRNISITTVIAVGLTFSLTVNGMDLSIGANANFADAFITTMFVWYGVQSMGLSILATVVVCLSVAAVNCLLIVKLKIMDMIASLATMFIFQGVALTYTRGGAITERMMRPDGTQAPGLIPAEFKALGKAEFLIPIMLIVVVFAFFFLTYTKHGRYMYAVGGNPEAARLSGISVSKYRVLAYMFSAIFAALGGIMLAAYIGSSQVKAGDAYLMPSVAAAYIGFSVAGAGKANPFGTLAGAALVGLLDNGFIMMSVPYYAMDIVKGGVLAAALALTYARKKN, translated from the coding sequence ATGAATCCGAAAGAGGCTGCATTACAAAAGAAAAGTAAAGGTTCTCCGCTTGATTTTATAACAAACTGGGGAATGTTGTTGATTATTGCCGTATTGTTCATTTTCTTTACGTTTGCCATGCCGGGGATGTTTTTGACCGGCGACAACATGATCACAATACTGCGGAATATTTCGATTACGACAGTCATTGCCGTAGGCCTTACATTCTCGCTGACCGTTAACGGCATGGATCTTTCCATCGGCGCAAATGCCAACTTTGCGGATGCCTTCATTACGACGATGTTCGTATGGTACGGCGTACAGAGTATGGGATTGTCCATTTTAGCAACGGTAGTCGTATGTTTGTCCGTTGCGGCAGTCAACTGCCTGTTGATCGTAAAGCTCAAGATCATGGATATGATCGCCAGTTTGGCGACGATGTTCATCTTCCAGGGGGTGGCGCTTACCTATACGCGCGGAGGAGCGATTACGGAACGTATGATGCGCCCCGACGGTACGCAGGCGCCCGGCCTGATCCCGGCGGAGTTCAAGGCGCTTGGCAAGGCGGAATTCCTGATCCCGATCATGCTGATCGTCGTTGTATTCGCGTTTTTCTTCCTGACTTACACGAAGCACGGCCGCTATATGTACGCGGTTGGCGGGAATCCGGAAGCGGCGCGGCTGTCCGGCATTTCTGTCAGCAAGTACAGGGTGCTTGCCTATATGTTCTCCGCAATCTTTGCCGCCCTCGGCGGGATCATGCTGGCGGCTTACATCGGCAGTTCGCAGGTCAAGGCAGGCGACGCGTACCTGATGCCTTCCGTTGCGGCGGCGTATATCGGGTTCTCGGTCGCTGGAGCGGGAAAGGCAAATCCATTCGGTACACTTGCAGGCGCCGCGCTGGTCGGCCTGCTCGATAATGGGTTTATTATGATGTCCGTGCCATATTATGCGATGGATATTGTGAAGGGCGGCGTACTGGCTGCAGCCTTGGCGCTTACCTACGCCCGTAAGAAAAACTAG